A genomic segment from Vitis riparia cultivar Riparia Gloire de Montpellier isolate 1030 unplaced genomic scaffold, EGFV_Vit.rip_1.0 scaffold783_pilon_pilon, whole genome shotgun sequence encodes:
- the LOC117910579 gene encoding pentatricopeptide repeat-containing protein At3g49170, chloroplastic-like yields MITLSLPSPAQPLLPPSSKTLNPSRQNIIPSSLSLKNPNFEPLKNRLIRQLDVGRLHHAFSTLDLMTQQNAPPDLTTYSILLKSCIRFRNFQLGKLVHRKLMQSGLELDSVVLNTLISLYSKCGDTETARLIFEGMGNKRDLVSWSAMVSCFANNSMELQAIWTFLDMLELGFYPNEYCFAAVIRACSNANYAWVGEIIYGFVVKTGYLEADVCVGCELIDMFVKGSGDLGLAYKVFDKMPERNLVTWTLMITRFAQLGCARDAIDLFLDMELSGYVPDRFTYSSVLSACTELGLLALGKQLHSRVIRLGLALDVCVGCSLVDMYAKCAADGSVDDSRKVFERMPEHNVMSWTAIITAYVQSGECDKEAIELFCKMISGHIRPNHFSFSSVLKACGNLSDPYTGEQVYSCAVKLGIASVNCVGNSLISMYARSGRMEDARKAFDILFEKNLVSYNAIVDGYAKNLKSEEAFLLFNEIADTGIGISAFTFASLLSGAASIGAMSKGEQIHGRLLKGGYKSNQCICNALISMYSRCGNIEAAFQVFNDMEDRNVISWTSMITGFAKHGFATRALEMFHQMLETGTKPNEITYVAVLSACSHVGMISEGQKHFNSMYKEHGIVPRMEHYACMVDLLGRSGLLVEAMEFINSMPLMADALVWRTLLGACRVHGNTELGRHAAEMILEQEPDDPAAYILLSNLHASAGQWKDVVKIRKNMKERNLIKEAGCSWIEVENRVHRFHVGETSHPQAWQIYQELDQLASKIKEMGYIPDTDFVLHDIEEEQKEQFLFQHSEKIAVAFGLISTSQSKPIRIFKNLRVCGDCHTAIKYISMATGREIVVRDSNRFHHIKNGVCSCNDYW; encoded by the coding sequence ATGATaactctctctcttccctctCCCGCCCAACCCCTCCTCCCACCTTCttccaaaaccctaaacccttcCCGCCAAAACATTATCCCCTCCTCCCTCTCCCTCAAAAACCCCAACTTCGAGCCCCTCAAGAACCGTCTGATCCGCCAACTCGACGTGGGCCGCCTCCACCATGCATTCTCCACCCTTGATCTCATGACCCAGCAAAACGCCCCACCAGATCTCACCACCTACTCCATCCTCCTCAAGTCCTGCATCCGATTCCGCAACTTCCAACTCGGGAAACTCGTCCACCGGAAGCTAATGCAGTCTGGACTCGAGCTCGACTCGGTTGTGTTGAACACTCTGATCAGCTTGTACTCAAAATGTGGCGACACCGAAACCGCTAGGTTGATTTTTGAGGGAATGGGAAATAAGAGAGACTTGGTTTCATGGAGTGCGATGGTCTCATGTTTTGCGAATAACAGTATGGAGTTGCAAGCAATTTGGACATTTCTTGATATGCTTGAATTGGGGTTTTACCCGAATGAGTATTGCTTTGCGGCCGTGATTCGGGCTTGTTCAAACGCCAATTACGCCTGGGTTGGGGAGATAATTTATGGGTTTGTGGTGAAAACCGGGTACCTTGAGGCTGATGTCTGTGTTGGGTGCGAATTGATTGATATGTTTGTGAAGGGTAGTGGTGATTTGGGCTTAGCTTATAAGGTGTTTGACAAAATGCCTGAGAGAAATTTGGTTACTTGGACTTTAATGATAACTAGATTTGCGCAATTAGGTTGTGCAAGAGATGCAATTGATTTGTTTTTAGATATGGAATTGAGTGGTTATGTACCGGACCGTTTTACATATAGTAGTGTCCTTTCTGCTTGTACAGAATTAGGATTGTTAGCACTAGGAAAGCAATTGCATTCACGAGTAATACGTTTAGGATTGGCATTGGATGTTTGTGTTGGTTGTAGCTTGGTGGACATGTATGCAAAGTGTGCAGCAGATGGGTCAGTGGATGATTCGAGGAAGGTATTTGAGCGGATGCCTGAGCATAATGTTATGTCTTGGACTGCAATTATCACAGCGTATGTGCAAAGTGGAGAGTGTGATAAGGAAGCTATTGAACTTTTCTGCAAGATGATATCCGGTCATATACGGCCTaatcatttctcattttcaagTGTTCTCAAGGCATGTGGAAACCTTTCTGATCCATATACAGGTGAGCAGGTGTACAGCTGTGCAGTGAAACTGGGCATAGCATCAGTGAATTGTGTGGGGAATTCTCTTATTAGCATGTATGCTAGGAGTGGAAGAATGGAAGATGCCCGAAAAGCTTTTGATATTCTCTTTGAGAAGAATTTGGTTTCTTACAATGCAATTGTTGATGGGTATGCCAAGAACTTGAAGTCTGAAGAAGCTTTTCTACTCTTTAATGAGATCGCAGATACTGGTATTGGTATCAGTGCTTTTACATTTGCTAGCTTGTTGAGTGGGGCTGCAAGTATAGGTGCAATGAGCAAAGGTGAGCAGATTCATGGTCGGTTATTGAAGGGAGGCTACAAGTCAAACCAATGCATTTGTAATGCTTTGATCTCTATGTATTCTAGGTGTGGTAACATTGAAGCTGCTTTTCAAGTTTTTAATGACATGGAAGATCGGAATGTGATATCTTGGACTTCAATGATCACGGGTTTTGCAAAACATGGATTTGCAACCAGAGCTTTGGAAATGTTCCATCAAATGCTTGAGACAGGGACAAAGCCGAATGAGATCACCTATGTTGCTGTATTATCAGCTTGTAGCCATGTTGGTATGATCTCTGAGGGACAGAAACACTTCAATTCAATGTACAAAGAACATGGAATTGTCCCAAGAATGGAGCATTATGCATGTATGGTTGATTTACTAGGCCGGTCTGGACTTCTTGTAGAAGCCATGGAGTTCATTAACTCAATGCCCCTCATGGCTGATGCTCTGGTTTGGCGAACACTGCTTGGAGCCTGCCGTGTTCATGGTAATACAGAGCTTGGAAGACATGCTGCAGAGATGATTCTTGAGCAGGAACCAGATGACCCAGCAGCATATATCTTACTGTCAAACTTGCATGCTTCAGCAGGTCAGTGGAAAGACGTAGTGAAGAtcagaaaaaatatgaaagagcGTAATTTGATCAAAGAAGCTGGCTGTAGTTGGATTGAGGTAGAAAATAGGGTGCACAGGTTCCATGTAGGGGAGACTTCCCACCCTCAAGCCTGGCAGATTTATCAAGAACTGGACCAACTGGCTTCCAAAATAAAGGAGATGGGTTACATCCCTGACACAGACTTTGTTCTTCACGACATAGAAGAAGAACAAAAGGAGCAATTCCTTTTCCAACACAGTGAGAAAATAGCAGTGGCATTTGGGCTTATAAGCACAAGCCAGTCGAAACCCATCAGGATATTTAAGAATCTTCGCGTCTGTGGCGATTGCCATACTGCAATAAAGTACATTTCAATGGCAACAGGGAGAGAAATAGTAGTAAGGGACTCTAACCGGTTTCATCATATAAAGAATGGGGTGTGCTCTTGTAACGATTACTGGTGA